GTGTTGATGGCTCCAGTACCGCCCTTTCTGTTAAAAACAAACGACAATCCTGAAGGCGTTGACCAAAGCGTTTTCGATGGCATTATGAAAGCGATTGTTGACGATCGTCCAGCTTATTTCTCTGCCTTTTTCAAAGAGTTCTTCAATGTTGATGTGCTGCTGGGTGAGCGCATCAGCAATGAAGCAATTCAAGCCAGTTGGAATGTAGCAGCAGGGGCTTCTGCTAAAGGGACTTTGGACTGTGTACCATCCTGGCTCACCGATTTTCGTGATGATCTGCCCCGCATTGACGTGCCGACTCTGATTATCCATGGCGATGCAGATCGCATTTTGCCCCTGGAGTCCACCGCTGCAAGACTGCCAAAGCGGATTAAAAACAGTCAGCTTGAGATTATCCCTGGCGGACCGCACGCCATCAACTGGACTCATGCTGATCAGGTAAATCCCCTGTTATTGAACTTTCTTCAGTAGGAATAATCAACTACTACATTTCTGACTTACGGGAGAACTCTGTGATTCATCCATTGAATCAGGCTCACGTTAGTCTAGATGGAGTTTTGTAAATCAACAAGTTGAGTTCTGAGGACAAAAATGTTGGCGGTGCAATCGCATCTTTACTTACTGAAGATAATTGCTGAGTAAATGCTCAGAGAATTTAAGTCTTTAGCGGCATATTTCTTTAATTCACCCTCACTAAAACACAAGGAAAACTCACCATGTTAAATATAGAAAATAAAGTAATTGTCATCACTGGAGCCAGTAGCGGTATTGGTGAAGCCACCGCGAAACTGCTCGCCCAAAATGGTGCAAAAGTTGTTTTGGGGGGACGGCGGATAGACAAGCTAGAGAAGCTAATTAAACAGATTCATGCATCTGGTGGGACAGCAGAATTTAAAACGGTTGATGTCACCGATCGCCACGATGTAAAAGCATTTGTTGAGTTCGCCAACGACAAATTTGGCCGTGTCGATGTCATCTTTAACAATGCTGGCGTGATGCCCCTGTCGCCGATGAATGCCCTGAAAGTCGAGGAATGGGACAACATGATTAATGTGAATATTCGTGGCGTGCTTAATGGCATTGCAGCGGGCTTGCCAATTATGGAAGCGCAAGGGGGCGGGCAAATCATCAATACTGCCTCCATTGGTGCCCATGTGGTAGTGCCCACTGCAGCAGTTTACTGTGCAACCAAGTATGCGGTTTGGGCAATTTCTGAAGGACTGCGGCAGGAATCACAAAACATCCGCGTCACCACCATCTCTCCGGGAGTCGTTGCCACTGAACTTGGCTCTGATATCACCGATGAGTCATCCAAAGGCTTGTTAGAAGAACTTCGCAAAACCGCCCTTACCTCAGAGGCGATCGCCAGAGCCGTTTTATACGCTGTTTCCCAGCCGGACGATGTTGACGTCAATGAAATCATAGTCCGACCGACGGCCAGTACGTTTTGAAGAGAATCAATCAAAGCATAGGAGCGTTATCACCAACACAAAGGACATTGTTGTAATGAAACCATTTCATCTTTTAGCTGTTATGGCGCTTATTCTCACGGTAGGCTGTAACGCTGTCGGACAAACTTCTGTTCACAATGAAACATCAGCACCAAGTAAAAAGAGCGAAGTTGCACTGGTTACAGAGGGTTCACGCGGGTTAGGAGCGGCGATCGCCACTGCCGAGATCTTCTGCTGTTATCGTTCCCGTTGTTTTCAACTTGCTTACAATCCCGACGATGGTAGTTGCTGGCATGAGCTAATAGGATAGATCATCTGGAGATTAAACCAATGGCAATTCTGAAACAATTAGGGATTTTATTTGGATTGGGCATTGTGGGAATTGTGATGTTCACGATCACATCTATTCCTTTAGTCGAGCAACAGTTAGCGAAACTGTCTCCAGAAATACTGGAAAAAGTGCCGCCATTGTGGATTTTAATGCTTCTGCAAGGAATACAGTATTCAATTCTGCTGACAATCAGCATTCTGATCGGAATTGGCTGTGCCTATCGTGTTGGATTAAGCTC
The genomic region above belongs to Synechocystis sp. PCC 6803 substr. PCC-P and contains:
- a CDS encoding alpha/beta fold hydrolase: MPYVTVGQENSATIDIYYEDLGAGQPIVLIHGFPLNGDSWEKQVLVLLNAGYRVITYDRRGFGASSQPSSGYDYDTFAADLHTLMTKLDLQNTVLVGFSMGTGEVTRYLGKYGSERVQKAVLMAPVPPFLLKTNDNPEGVDQSVFDGIMKAIVDDRPAYFSAFFKEFFNVDVLLGERISNEAIQASWNVAAGASAKGTLDCVPSWLTDFRDDLPRIDVPTLIIHGDADRILPLESTAARLPKRIKNSQLEIIPGGPHAINWTHADQVNPLLLNFLQ
- a CDS encoding SDR family oxidoreductase, whose product is MLNIENKVIVITGASSGIGEATAKLLAQNGAKVVLGGRRIDKLEKLIKQIHASGGTAEFKTVDVTDRHDVKAFVEFANDKFGRVDVIFNNAGVMPLSPMNALKVEEWDNMINVNIRGVLNGIAAGLPIMEAQGGGQIINTASIGAHVVVPTAAVYCATKYAVWAISEGLRQESQNIRVTTISPGVVATELGSDITDESSKGLLEELRKTALTSEAIARAVLYAVSQPDDVDVNEIIVRPTASTF